In the genome of Hyphobacterium sp. CCMP332, one region contains:
- the frr gene encoding ribosome recycling factor, with translation MEEIEMILELTEESMDKAVAHTKSELAKIRAGKANPSILEGVMVEYYGAMTPLNQLASVNTPDARSFLIKPFEKSILADVERAIINSNLGLNPQNDGENIRINLPPLTEDRRIQLVKQAKSDCEQGKISIRTVRKDMNDELKKLQKDGAPEDLIKDAEGEVQKITDKHSEKLDEIFKVKEEEIMTI, from the coding sequence ATGGAAGAAATAGAAATGATATTGGAGTTGACTGAAGAAAGCATGGATAAGGCAGTCGCTCATACCAAATCTGAATTAGCAAAAATTAGGGCGGGGAAGGCCAATCCTTCAATACTTGAAGGTGTAATGGTCGAATATTATGGTGCGATGACTCCATTAAATCAACTCGCAAGTGTTAACACTCCGGACGCGCGTTCATTTTTAATCAAGCCTTTTGAAAAATCAATATTAGCCGATGTTGAGAGAGCGATAATCAATTCAAATCTTGGCTTAAATCCACAAAACGACGGAGAAAATATTAGAATCAATTTACCTCCACTTACAGAAGACAGGCGTATTCAATTGGTTAAACAAGCGAAATCGGATTGTGAACAAGGTAAAATTAGTATCCGAACAGTAAGAAAGGATATGAATGATGAACTGAAAAAATTACAAAAAGATGGTGCTCCCGAAGATCTGATCAAGGATGCAGAAGGAGAAGTTCAAAAAATCACAGATAAACACTCAGAAAAGTTAGATGAAATTTTTAAGGTCAAGGAAGAAGAAATAATGACCATCTAA
- a CDS encoding nicotinate-nucleotide adenylyltransferase: protein MKVGLFFGSFNPIHIGHLIIANTILEKTDIQKVMFVVSPQSPFKKNTSLIPEYDRLEMVRLAIYDNLEFEVSDIEFHMPKPSYTVDTLAYLTEKYPEREFSLIIGEDNLVHFNKWKNYEAILKYHRLLVYPRPNTPEVLEDYGESVKMIEAPLMEISATFIRDCVRNNQSIRYLVHPDVEEYIIRNKIYS from the coding sequence TTGAAAGTAGGACTATTTTTTGGCTCTTTTAATCCCATCCATATTGGACATTTAATTATTGCCAATACAATTTTGGAGAAAACAGATATTCAAAAGGTAATGTTTGTTGTTTCTCCTCAAAGTCCTTTTAAAAAAAATACTTCACTTATTCCCGAATACGACAGACTTGAAATGGTCCGACTGGCTATTTATGATAATTTGGAGTTTGAAGTATCAGATATTGAATTTCATATGCCGAAACCGAGCTATACGGTTGACACGTTGGCGTATTTAACGGAAAAATATCCGGAAAGGGAGTTTTCACTGATAATTGGGGAAGATAATCTTGTACATTTCAACAAGTGGAAAAATTACGAAGCGATTTTAAAATACCATCGTTTATTAGTTTACCCAAGACCCAACACGCCGGAAGTATTAGAAGATTATGGGGAATCAGTCAAAATGATTGAAGCGCCTTTAATGGAAATATCAGCGACATTTATTAGAGATTGTGTGCGGAATAATCAATCGATCAGATATCTTGTGCATCCGGATGTAGAGGAATACATTATTCGCAATAAAATTTATTCCTGA